In one Streptomyces sp. NBC_00597 genomic region, the following are encoded:
- a CDS encoding LysR family transcriptional regulator produces MIDVQRLRILRAVAEHGSFNKAAGALLLTPSAVSQHIASLERSLGHPVAVRSTRGVTLTEPGRLLVEAAETISAELDQVRHAIDRLTADRPRLTIATFTSGGRRLLPGALARFVAAHPDVELTVREAEPEDAVPMVRGGRADLALAYHFDGPLPLRAGLDWTPLTDDPLWLVLPREHRLAGRASIGLAELAEDRWVLGCLKTEAFLHRYAGLAGFDLRVAASTTDWFFAQTLVAAGVGVSLIPHVSLAPEASLAVVRVEPPRPARHIGVVTPRLRHPHPYAEALTAALAEAVER; encoded by the coding sequence ATGATCGATGTGCAGCGGCTGCGCATCCTGCGGGCCGTCGCCGAGCACGGCAGCTTCAACAAGGCGGCCGGTGCACTGCTGCTGACCCCGTCCGCCGTCTCGCAACACATCGCGTCGCTGGAACGGAGCCTGGGCCACCCGGTGGCGGTGCGCAGCACCCGCGGGGTCACCCTGACCGAGCCGGGACGGCTGCTGGTGGAGGCGGCGGAGACGATCTCCGCCGAGCTGGACCAGGTCCGCCACGCGATCGACCGGCTGACGGCCGACCGACCACGGCTCACGATCGCCACGTTCACCAGCGGCGGACGCCGGCTGCTGCCCGGGGCGCTGGCCCGGTTCGTGGCCGCGCACCCCGATGTCGAGCTGACCGTGCGGGAGGCCGAACCCGAGGACGCGGTCCCGATGGTGCGCGGCGGCCGCGCCGACCTCGCCCTGGCCTACCACTTCGACGGGCCGCTGCCCCTGCGGGCCGGGCTCGACTGGACGCCGCTGACGGACGATCCGCTGTGGCTGGTCCTGCCGCGCGAACACCGGCTCGCCGGCCGTGCCTCGATCGGTCTCGCCGAACTGGCAGAGGACCGCTGGGTGCTCGGCTGCCTCAAGACGGAGGCCTTCCTGCACCGGTACGCGGGGCTCGCCGGATTCGACCTGCGGGTGGCGGCCTCCACGACCGACTGGTTCTTCGCACAGACCCTGGTTGCCGCGGGTGTGGGCGTCTCGCTGATCCCGCACGTGTCGCTGGCCCCGGAGGCGTCCCTCGCGGTCGTACGGGTCGAGCCGCCGCGCCCCGCCCGGCACATCGGGGTGGTCACCCCGCGCCTGCGCCACCCGCACCCGTACGCCGAGGCGCTGACCGCGGCGCTGGCCGAGGCGGTGGAGCGGTGA
- a CDS encoding ABC transporter ATP-binding protein, whose product MTQDQDDTAATPMLVVDGLHRSFGSGKRAVHALRGVSFEVERGVLTALKGRSGSGKTTLLNLVGGLDTPSGGTVVLDGTDLAALDEPGLLALRRDRIGFVFQSFGLLPVLTAVENVGVPMRMRGIPAKQREERARTLLALVGLAEHAEQRPGELSGGQQQRVAVARALANEPALIIADEPTGQLDSETGHSIMQLLRAVVRSEGVTVLVATHDPALIELADRVVELRDGRIHAESPQPPDTPDTPDAPPSAQGLVSS is encoded by the coding sequence ATGACGCAGGATCAGGACGACACGGCGGCGACGCCCATGCTCGTGGTGGACGGCCTCCACCGCAGTTTCGGCAGCGGCAAGCGCGCCGTACACGCCCTGCGCGGGGTGTCGTTCGAGGTGGAACGCGGCGTGCTCACCGCCCTCAAGGGCCGCTCCGGCTCCGGCAAGACCACCCTGCTCAACCTGGTTGGCGGACTGGACACCCCGAGCGGCGGCACCGTCGTGCTCGACGGCACCGATCTCGCCGCACTGGACGAACCGGGCCTGCTCGCCCTGCGCCGCGACCGGATCGGCTTCGTCTTCCAGTCCTTCGGCCTGCTCCCCGTCCTGACCGCGGTCGAGAACGTCGGCGTCCCGATGCGGATGCGGGGGATCCCGGCGAAGCAGCGGGAGGAACGCGCCCGCACCCTGCTCGCCCTGGTCGGTCTGGCCGAGCACGCCGAGCAGCGCCCCGGCGAGCTTTCCGGCGGTCAGCAGCAGCGGGTCGCCGTGGCCCGCGCCCTGGCCAACGAGCCGGCCCTGATCATCGCCGACGAACCCACCGGCCAGCTCGACTCCGAGACGGGCCACTCGATCATGCAGCTCCTGCGCGCGGTGGTCCGCAGTGAAGGAGTCACCGTCCTGGTCGCCACCCACGACCCGGCGCTGATCGAACTCGCGGACCGGGTGGTGGAGTTGCGCGACGGCCGCATCCACGCGGAGTCACCGCAGCCCCCGGACACCCCGGATACCCCGGACGCGCCGCCGTCCGCACAGGGCCTCGTCAGCTCCTGA